The following proteins are co-located in the Candidatus Methylomirabilota bacterium genome:
- a CDS encoding glucosidase → MIEEHNRLMENEERRAYWRRWGPYLSERQWGTVREDYSPYGTAWEYFPHDHARSRAYRWGEDGLCGISDNHQRLCFALAFWNGRDPILKERLFGLGNPEGNHGEDVKEYYFYLDSTPTHSYMKCLYKYPQEAFPYQLLVEENARRGRPSPEYELLDTGVFDGDRYFDITMEYAKVTVDDLLIRVTAINRGPEAAELHLLPTLWLRNTWSWDRGASRPQLQAISSAPGSAVIAARHQTLGARWLHAEGAPELLFTENETNFSRLFGVPARSPYVKDSIHERVVGGKDDAVNRARVGTKAAAWYRMSVPAGGQLSLRLRLTDADPARTGPAFGLDFEEIFSRRLREADEFYDLVIPRTLSAEGRLVMRQALAGMLWTRQFYYYDVKRWLAGDPTQPPPPPERRRGRNHEWTHLYNEDVISMPDKWEYPWYAAWDLAFHMIPMALVDPEFAKAQLVLFLREWYMHPNGQIPAYEWSFSDVNPPVHAWAAWRVYKIDRRIRGVADREFLERVFHKLLLNFTWWVNRKDPAGRNVFQGGFLGLDNIGVFDRSAPLPTGGYIEQSDGTSWMGMYCLNMLAMALELARDDRAYEDVASKFFEHFVYIAHATHHLGGDSMGLWDEEDGFFYDVLNLPDGTRCPMKVRSLVGLIPLFAVETWDTELADGLPGFNRRAQWFIDNNPDLREHIAFKDKPGGGRRVMLSIVSREQLPKVLRLMLDEEEFLSPHGVRSLSRYHKDHPYVLRVGDREYRVDYEPAESTTPLFGGNSNWRGPVWFPVNFLLVESLQKFHHFFGDDLKVACPTGSGRLMSLWSVAADVSRRLNRLFLAGPDGRRPVFGGTERFQRDPHWRGLPLFYEYFHGDNGAGLGASHQTGWTGVVAKLLSQSGE, encoded by the coding sequence ATGATCGAAGAGCACAACAGGCTCATGGAGAACGAAGAACGGCGGGCGTACTGGCGCCGGTGGGGCCCCTACCTCTCGGAGCGGCAATGGGGCACCGTCCGCGAGGACTATAGCCCGTACGGCACGGCCTGGGAGTACTTCCCCCATGACCATGCCAGGTCACGGGCATACCGCTGGGGCGAGGACGGCCTCTGCGGCATCTCGGACAATCACCAGCGGCTGTGCTTCGCTCTGGCTTTCTGGAACGGGCGTGATCCCATCCTCAAGGAGCGGCTCTTCGGTCTCGGGAACCCCGAGGGCAATCACGGCGAGGACGTCAAGGAATACTACTTCTACCTCGACTCGACGCCCACGCACTCGTACATGAAGTGCCTCTACAAGTATCCGCAGGAAGCCTTCCCGTATCAGCTCCTCGTCGAGGAGAACGCGCGGCGAGGCCGCCCGTCGCCCGAGTACGAGCTGCTCGACACCGGTGTGTTCGATGGCGACCGGTACTTCGACATCACCATGGAATACGCGAAGGTCACGGTGGACGACCTCCTCATCCGAGTCACCGCCATCAACCGCGGGCCCGAGGCGGCCGAGCTCCACCTCCTGCCCACGCTCTGGCTTCGCAACACGTGGTCCTGGGACAGGGGCGCCTCCCGGCCACAGCTGCAGGCGATATCATCCGCCCCTGGGTCGGCGGTCATCGCTGCGCGCCATCAGACGCTCGGCGCCCGATGGTTGCACGCCGAGGGGGCGCCCGAGCTACTCTTCACCGAGAACGAGACCAACTTTTCGCGTCTCTTCGGGGTGCCTGCCCGCTCGCCGTACGTCAAGGACAGCATCCATGAGCGCGTGGTGGGGGGAAAGGACGATGCGGTCAACCGGGCCCGCGTGGGCACCAAGGCGGCGGCGTGGTACCGCATGAGCGTGCCGGCCGGCGGGCAGCTGTCGCTTCGGCTGCGTCTCACGGATGCCGACCCAGCCCGGACGGGCCCGGCCTTCGGTCTCGACTTCGAGGAGATCTTCAGCCGCCGCCTCCGCGAGGCCGACGAGTTCTACGACCTCGTCATCCCGCGCACCTTGTCTGCCGAGGGGCGTCTGGTCATGCGCCAGGCCCTGGCCGGCATGCTGTGGACCCGGCAGTTCTACTACTATGACGTCAAGCGATGGCTCGCCGGGGATCCCACCCAGCCGCCCCCGCCGCCCGAGCGGCGACGGGGACGGAACCATGAGTGGACGCATCTGTACAACGAGGACGTCATCTCCATGCCGGACAAGTGGGAGTATCCCTGGTACGCCGCCTGGGATCTCGCCTTCCACATGATCCCGATGGCCCTCGTGGATCCCGAGTTCGCGAAGGCGCAGCTCGTGCTCTTCCTGCGCGAGTGGTACATGCACCCGAACGGCCAGATCCCCGCCTACGAGTGGTCGTTCAGCGACGTCAATCCGCCCGTGCACGCCTGGGCGGCCTGGCGCGTCTACAAGATCGACCGGCGCATCCGCGGAGTGGCGGACCGGGAGTTTCTCGAGCGCGTCTTCCACAAGCTCCTCCTGAACTTCACGTGGTGGGTGAACCGCAAGGACCCCGCCGGTCGCAACGTCTTCCAGGGCGGCTTTCTCGGCCTGGACAACATCGGCGTCTTCGACCGCTCGGCGCCGCTGCCCACGGGCGGGTACATCGAGCAGTCGGACGGCACGAGCTGGATGGGCATGTATTGCCTCAACATGCTGGCCATGGCGCTGGAGCTGGCGCGGGACGACCGGGCCTACGAGGACGTGGCGAGCAAGTTCTTCGAGCACTTCGTCTACATCGCGCATGCCACCCACCACCTGGGCGGGGACAGCATGGGCCTGTGGGACGAGGAGGACGGCTTCTTCTACGACGTGCTCAACCTACCCGACGGCACCCGCTGCCCGATGAAGGTGCGCTCACTCGTCGGCCTCATCCCCCTCTTCGCCGTGGAGACGTGGGACACGGAGCTGGCGGATGGGCTGCCGGGCTTCAACCGCCGAGCGCAATGGTTCATCGACAACAACCCGGATCTCCGCGAGCACATCGCCTTCAAGGACAAACCGGGGGGCGGCCGGCGCGTCATGCTGTCGATCGTCAGCCGGGAGCAGTTGCCGAAAGTCCTCCGCCTCATGCTCGATGAGGAGGAGTTCCTCTCGCCTCACGGCGTCCGGTCGCTGTCTCGCTATCACAAGGATCATCCCTATGTTCTGCGCGTGGGCGATCGGGAATACCGGGTGGACTATGAACCGGCCGAGTCCACCACCCCGCTCTTCGGTGGAAACTCCAACTGGCGCGGTCCCGTCTGGTTCCCCGTCAATTTTCTCCTCGTCGAGTCGCTGCAGAAATTCCATCACTTCTTCGGCGACGATCTCAAGGTCGCGTGCCCGACCGGCTCGGGCCGCCTCATGAGCCTCTGGAGCGTGGCCGCGGATGTCTCCCGGCGTCTCAATCGTCTCTTTCTCGCCGGGCCGGACGGGCGCCGCCCGGTCTTCGGCGGCACCGAGAGGTTCCAGCGCGACCCGCACTGGCGCGGCCTGCCTCTCTTCTACGAGTACTTCCATGGCGACAACGGCGCCGGCCTCGGGGCCAGCCACCAGACTGGCTGGACCGGCGTGGTCGCCAAGCTTCTCTCCCAGAGCGGGGAGTAA
- a CDS encoding TIGR04282 family arsenosugar biosynthesis glycosyltransferase, which yields MGVPARPRVTVVIMAKAPEAGRVKTRLCPPLSPGEAAELSRCFLLDTIERVREVPEAATVIAHDPPESGPVFAALAPEFFLRPQRGADLGARMAECAGAVLAAGAEGVVLIGTDAPHIPAERLRLAVKLLGEGAHDVVLGPSDDGGYCLIGLRRLHVELFESMAWSTAGVFDETLARCRSLQLRVALLPTWYDVDTPEALARLETDLAASGGKPAPRTWRFLAARPR from the coding sequence ATGGGCGTCCCTGCGCGGCCGCGTGTGACCGTCGTCATCATGGCCAAGGCGCCCGAGGCGGGTCGGGTGAAGACGCGCCTCTGCCCTCCGCTGTCGCCGGGCGAGGCGGCCGAGCTCTCGCGCTGCTTTCTCCTGGATACCATCGAGCGCGTGCGCGAAGTGCCCGAGGCCGCCACCGTCATCGCTCACGATCCGCCCGAGTCGGGCCCCGTGTTCGCGGCGCTCGCGCCGGAATTCTTCCTCCGGCCTCAACGCGGAGCCGATCTGGGCGCGCGCATGGCGGAATGCGCGGGCGCCGTCTTGGCCGCCGGCGCGGAAGGAGTTGTCCTCATCGGTACCGACGCACCACATATCCCGGCGGAACGCCTCCGCCTGGCCGTAAAGCTCCTGGGCGAGGGCGCCCACGATGTGGTGCTCGGACCCAGCGACGACGGCGGCTATTGTCTGATCGGCCTCCGGAGGCTCCACGTGGAGCTATTCGAGTCCATGGCGTGGAGCACGGCGGGCGTCTTCGACGAGACCCTGGCACGGTGCCGGAGCCTCCAGCTGCGGGTCGCCCTGCTGCCTACCTGGTACGACGTGGACACGCCCGAGGCTCTGGCCCGGCTCGAGACCGACCTGGCCGCGAGCGGGGGAAAGCCGGCGCCGCGGACGTGGCGATTCTTGGCCGCCCGTCCCCGCTGA
- a CDS encoding amylo-alpha-1,6-glucosidase yields the protein MLSFGRELTGDLRAAEAREWLCTNGAGSFASGTVAGTLTRRYHGLLMAALEPPFDRRLLVAKVEEIAEYLGETFELGTNRWASGVVAPVGHRFLEAFRLEDMTPIWTFACADALIEKRVWMEQGQATTYVRYQVLRASGAVALTLKCLVDCRDFHATTQGQSAGMSVEVVPDGLAVTAFAGAPPLRLLSAGARAEIAQEWYRGYFLAREDERGLDHLDDHFHAGTFRARLESGRSLTIACSAEPAPSADGEAAWDRRQGTVQSLRRCWDQARPGPAPIPAWVGQLVLAADQFIVGRPLPELPAGRSIIAGYPWFEEWGRDAMIAVTGLAVATGRPEIARRILTTASRFVDRGMLPNRVPDATRSPEYNTADAALWFIEAVRAYHTATGDDPFLARLFPVVEDIVGWYRRGTRFGIGEDPADGLLRAGVAGAQVTWMDAKIGDFVVTPRIGKPVEINALWHSALWAGAGFARRLGKPHAEWEERGARAGASFARFWNESAACCYDVIDGPAGPDPAVRPNQIFAVSMAVSPLPPSRQRAIVEICARRLLTSFGLRSLDPANPAYRGRYTGGPRERDSAYHQGTVWGWLLGPFALAHLKVHGDAGAAASFLEPMGHALAAYGLGTLGEVFDGEPPFRPGGCPAQAWTVAETLRAWVEIDAVARRQRG from the coding sequence TTGCTGAGCTTCGGTCGAGAGCTCACCGGTGATCTTCGGGCCGCGGAGGCGCGGGAGTGGCTCTGCACGAATGGAGCAGGCAGCTTCGCCTCGGGCACGGTGGCGGGGACGCTGACCCGGCGATACCACGGCCTGCTCATGGCCGCCCTCGAGCCGCCGTTCGACCGCCGCCTGCTGGTCGCCAAGGTGGAGGAGATCGCCGAGTATCTCGGGGAGACTTTCGAGCTCGGCACCAACCGATGGGCCAGCGGCGTCGTCGCTCCAGTGGGGCACCGTTTCCTCGAAGCCTTCCGCCTCGAGGACATGACGCCAATCTGGACCTTCGCCTGCGCTGACGCCCTCATCGAGAAGCGTGTGTGGATGGAGCAGGGGCAGGCGACGACGTATGTCCGGTATCAGGTCCTGCGCGCCAGCGGTGCCGTCGCACTCACGCTCAAGTGCCTCGTCGATTGCCGCGACTTCCACGCGACCACGCAAGGTCAAAGCGCGGGCATGTCCGTGGAGGTCGTCCCCGATGGGCTCGCGGTGACGGCCTTCGCCGGCGCTCCCCCTCTCCGCCTTCTGTCCGCGGGCGCGCGGGCGGAGATCGCCCAGGAATGGTATCGCGGCTACTTTCTGGCCCGCGAAGACGAGCGCGGGCTCGATCATCTGGACGACCACTTTCATGCCGGCACCTTTCGGGCCAGGCTCGAATCCGGCCGCTCTCTCACCATCGCGTGCTCGGCCGAGCCCGCCCCGAGCGCGGATGGCGAGGCAGCATGGGACCGTCGTCAGGGCACCGTGCAGAGTCTCCGCAGGTGCTGGGATCAGGCGAGGCCGGGACCGGCTCCGATCCCCGCGTGGGTGGGACAGCTCGTCCTGGCCGCCGATCAGTTCATCGTTGGCCGGCCGCTGCCCGAGCTGCCCGCGGGGCGGTCGATCATCGCAGGCTATCCATGGTTCGAGGAATGGGGGCGCGACGCGATGATCGCCGTCACCGGCCTCGCCGTGGCCACGGGCCGTCCCGAGATCGCCCGCCGGATACTGACCACGGCGTCGCGCTTCGTGGATCGCGGGATGCTCCCGAATCGCGTCCCGGATGCCACGCGCTCGCCCGAGTACAACACGGCCGATGCCGCCCTGTGGTTCATCGAGGCCGTTCGCGCGTATCACACCGCCACCGGTGACGACCCGTTTCTCGCCCGGCTCTTCCCCGTCGTCGAGGACATCGTGGGCTGGTACCGGCGGGGGACCCGCTTCGGCATAGGCGAGGACCCCGCCGACGGGCTCTTGCGCGCCGGTGTAGCGGGCGCGCAGGTGACGTGGATGGACGCGAAGATCGGCGACTTCGTGGTGACGCCGCGGATAGGCAAGCCCGTCGAGATCAACGCCCTCTGGCACAGTGCGCTGTGGGCAGGCGCGGGCTTTGCGCGGCGTCTCGGGAAACCGCACGCGGAGTGGGAGGAGCGAGGGGCCCGCGCGGGGGCATCCTTCGCGCGCTTCTGGAACGAGTCAGCCGCCTGCTGCTATGACGTGATCGACGGACCCGCCGGCCCCGACCCTGCCGTGCGGCCCAACCAGATCTTCGCCGTCTCGATGGCGGTCTCTCCGCTGCCCCCGAGCCGGCAGCGCGCCATCGTCGAGATCTGCGCCCGCCGGCTGCTGACCTCGTTCGGTCTCCGCAGCCTGGACCCGGCGAATCCCGCCTACCGCGGGCGGTACACGGGCGGACCTCGGGAGCGTGACTCGGCCTATCACCAGGGCACGGTATGGGGCTGGCTCCTCGGACCCTTCGCGCTGGCGCATCTGAAGGTCCACGGCGACGCCGGGGCGGCCGCGAGCTTTCTCGAGCCCATGGGCCACGCGCTCGCCGCCTATGGCCTCGGAACGCTCGGCGAGGTCTTTGACGGTGAACCGCCTTTCCGGCCAGGCGGCTGTCCGGCGCAGGCGTGGACGGTGGCTGAGACGCTGCGGGCCTGGGTGGAGATCGACGCCGTGGCCAGGCGGCAAAGAGGCTGA
- a CDS encoding ATP-binding protein yields MNQVGASGEWAGEPGRDKLAVFTRSLEAEVRELRAKLAAQQRTLVTAHRMMTLGRLLSDVAHDVSNPLTTLVARSAMIRMTSSTLEDAQRHAAIIEEQGQRAARSMRTVSGFGLGGEPGRAPLDLNEVVHAVIELQRHQLAGSNITVTAELERGLPHISGEEQQLQHVVLNLVLNAYEAIEATREGGAVTVSTHADEGTVWVSVRDNGPGMPPEVADRAFQSFFTTKDERLGLGLGIARELALAHGGDIAVQSVQGAGTIVTLTLPRPVAPPPAAHAGLAEHAAVASRRPLLVVDDESEVGELLSDILRTRGYETQYVASPRAALELIRDRDFQGVLMDLRMPEMSGTELWRELQRERPALALKTIFMTGDYASLDTVAMLSGTERPLLSKPFRSDELDLALASLDSMAKGD; encoded by the coding sequence GTGAATCAAGTCGGCGCATCTGGAGAGTGGGCGGGAGAGCCCGGGCGGGACAAGCTGGCCGTCTTCACTCGGTCCCTCGAGGCCGAGGTCCGCGAGCTCCGCGCCAAGCTGGCCGCTCAGCAGCGGACTCTTGTCACGGCCCACCGCATGATGACGCTGGGGCGGCTCCTCTCGGATGTCGCGCATGACGTCTCCAATCCGCTGACTACCCTGGTCGCCCGGAGCGCCATGATCCGGATGACCTCGTCGACGCTCGAGGACGCCCAGCGTCACGCCGCCATCATCGAAGAGCAGGGACAGCGTGCCGCCCGAAGCATGCGCACTGTCTCGGGCTTCGGCCTGGGTGGAGAGCCCGGACGCGCTCCCCTCGATCTCAACGAAGTGGTCCACGCCGTGATCGAGCTCCAGCGGCACCAGCTCGCCGGGAGCAATATCACCGTGACCGCCGAGCTCGAGCGGGGGCTGCCACACATTTCCGGGGAGGAGCAGCAGCTTCAGCACGTCGTCCTGAACCTGGTGCTCAACGCCTATGAAGCCATCGAGGCCACTCGGGAGGGAGGCGCCGTCACCGTGTCGACGCACGCGGATGAGGGCACGGTGTGGGTATCGGTTCGTGATAACGGACCTGGTATGCCGCCCGAGGTCGCCGACCGCGCTTTTCAGTCGTTTTTCACCACCAAGGACGAGCGCCTGGGCCTGGGCCTCGGGATCGCGCGCGAGCTTGCCCTGGCTCATGGCGGCGACATCGCCGTGCAATCGGTGCAAGGCGCGGGCACCATCGTCACTCTGACCTTGCCCCGACCCGTGGCCCCTCCCCCCGCCGCGCATGCGGGCTTGGCGGAGCACGCGGCCGTCGCCTCCCGCCGCCCGCTGCTCGTGGTGGACGACGAGAGCGAAGTGGGAGAGCTTCTCTCGGACATTCTCCGGACCAGGGGTTATGAGACCCAGTATGTCGCCTCCCCCCGGGCCGCCCTCGAGCTGATCCGTGATCGCGACTTCCAGGGTGTCCTCATGGATCTCCGCATGCCGGAGATGAGCGGCACCGAGCTCTGGCGAGAGCTGCAGCGCGAACGGCCGGCCCTGGCCCTCAAGACCATCTTCATGACGGGCGACTACGCGAGCCTCGACACCGTGGCCATGCTGAGCGGCACGGAGCGGCCCTTGCTCAGCAAGCCATTCCGTTCCGACGAGCTCGATCTGGCCCTCGCCAGCCTGGACTCGATGGCCAAGGGCGACTGA
- a CDS encoding response regulator, with translation MAKPRALLVEDDPSVRSTLTELLQHAGFEADAVGSAAEARRHVADHAPDLAVLDLVLPDSDGVTLLSDLRSGSPELRAIMVTGHTDPRSIVAAMRGGALDYLPKPVDPEVFMRLCRSAVADTAGTSGTAAVEALVGGSPWTTRMKQTIERLARTRPAGALVSGEPGAGKTHLARVLHTAMGRSAHPCLVYACGDSANPSVDLFGVATTSEGGLATAVQGGTLILDDVEKLDARLQERLTNWIASLAEASGRTPLVIGLTTGMRRDAPLLDSLGRVALGISPLRERTADIEPLARHFLAQSAATLGRPFEGFTRGAIHRLIGHVWLGNVRELAQAVAQAAQAMPGGALHADHFLAAERGSSGPAWAPTGEPRPLREIEDAYIDHVIGLCGGNKTRAAKILGVARETLRIRLTARHSPA, from the coding sequence ATGGCCAAGCCCCGGGCCCTTCTCGTCGAGGATGATCCGAGCGTGCGGAGCACGCTCACCGAGCTGCTCCAGCATGCCGGTTTCGAGGCCGATGCCGTCGGGAGCGCGGCCGAGGCCCGGCGCCACGTCGCCGACCATGCCCCGGACTTGGCCGTCCTCGATCTCGTGCTCCCGGACTCCGACGGCGTCACCCTCCTCTCGGACCTGCGCTCGGGCAGCCCAGAGCTCCGCGCCATCATGGTCACGGGTCATACGGATCCGCGCAGCATCGTGGCCGCGATGCGGGGTGGAGCCCTCGACTATCTGCCCAAGCCGGTAGACCCCGAGGTCTTCATGCGCCTCTGCCGCTCAGCGGTCGCCGACACCGCCGGGACGTCAGGGACCGCGGCCGTCGAGGCCCTGGTGGGAGGCTCCCCCTGGACCACCCGCATGAAGCAGACCATCGAGCGGCTGGCCCGGACCCGTCCGGCGGGCGCGCTCGTGAGCGGTGAGCCCGGGGCCGGCAAGACGCACCTGGCGCGTGTGCTTCACACCGCCATGGGCCGGAGCGCCCATCCGTGTCTCGTGTACGCCTGCGGCGACTCGGCCAATCCCTCGGTGGATCTCTTCGGTGTCGCCACGACCTCGGAAGGCGGGCTGGCCACGGCCGTTCAGGGCGGCACCTTGATCCTCGACGATGTCGAGAAGCTCGACGCGCGCCTGCAGGAGCGGCTGACGAACTGGATCGCCTCGCTGGCCGAGGCCTCCGGCAGAACACCGCTCGTGATCGGTCTCACCACGGGCATGCGCAGGGACGCCCCCCTCCTCGACTCGCTCGGTCGGGTGGCGCTGGGCATTTCTCCGCTGCGTGAGCGGACCGCCGATATCGAGCCTCTCGCGCGCCACTTCCTGGCCCAGAGCGCGGCAACGCTCGGCAGGCCCTTCGAAGGCTTCACGCGCGGGGCGATACACCGGCTCATCGGCCATGTGTGGCTGGGAAATGTCCGCGAGCTCGCGCAGGCCGTGGCCCAGGCCGCCCAGGCCATGCCGGGCGGCGCCCTGCACGCCGACCACTTCCTCGCGGCCGAGCGTGGCTCTTCTGGGCCCGCCTGGGCTCCTACCGGTGAGCCGCGGCCGCTTCGTGAGATAGAGGACGCGTACATCGATCACGTGATCGGGCTCTGCGGCGGCAACAAGACCCGCGCCGCTAAGATCCTGGGGGTGGCGCGCGAGACTCTTCGCATCCGGCTGACCGCTCGGCACTCTCCCGCCTGA
- a CDS encoding sigma-70 family RNA polymerase sigma factor has product MKAVSQTYRWPFETAGRAVNREEVDAAWIAYRTNPSGEARDVIVERYIHLVRYMARRLGRALPPSVDPDDLVGAGLEGFLGAVDRFDPEQGTDFSVYALTRIRGAMVDFVREIDPVGRTTRRRLREAGRAVAALEQDRGHEISDAEAAEHLGLSMDRYHELMTFQAAGSPLSLERLEGGDEDNRGAAAHGRLADHSEGDALGHVLDSERAYDVAALVSGLPRGQQLVLQLYYVEDLNFREIAMIMDISESRATQLHTAAVQALRSGRDCLETVSTLALA; this is encoded by the coding sequence ATGAAAGCCGTGAGCCAGACCTATCGCTGGCCTTTCGAAACCGCGGGAAGGGCCGTGAACCGCGAGGAAGTGGATGCCGCCTGGATCGCCTATAGGACAAACCCTTCGGGCGAGGCCAGAGACGTGATCGTCGAACGGTACATCCACCTGGTGCGCTACATGGCCCGGCGGCTGGGGCGGGCACTGCCGCCCTCGGTCGACCCTGACGACCTCGTGGGCGCGGGCCTCGAGGGCTTTCTGGGGGCGGTCGACCGCTTCGATCCCGAGCAGGGAACGGACTTCAGCGTCTACGCGCTCACGCGGATCCGTGGAGCCATGGTGGACTTCGTCCGCGAGATCGATCCGGTGGGACGCACCACGCGCCGGCGCCTCCGCGAGGCGGGGCGCGCCGTCGCGGCGCTCGAGCAGGACCGCGGCCATGAGATCTCGGATGCCGAGGCCGCCGAGCATCTGGGACTGTCCATGGATCGTTACCACGAGCTGATGACCTTCCAGGCCGCAGGCTCTCCCCTCTCGCTCGAGCGGCTCGAGGGAGGCGACGAGGACAATCGCGGCGCGGCCGCGCACGGGCGCCTCGCCGACCACTCGGAGGGGGATGCCTTGGGCCACGTCCTCGACTCGGAGCGCGCGTACGACGTTGCCGCGCTGGTCAGCGGGCTTCCGCGAGGACAGCAGCTTGTGCTCCAGCTCTACTACGTGGAGGACCTCAACTTCCGAGAGATCGCCATGATCATGGACATCTCGGAGTCGCGCGCCACCCAGCTCCACACGGCCGCCGTCCAGGCCCTCCGCTCGGGTCGCGACTGCCTCGAGACGGTCAGCACGCTGGCGCTCGCCTAG
- a CDS encoding sigma-54 dependent transcriptional regulator: MESEVVESAVKATRLLVVEDDPALSDTVVTGLERKGYVVSAARDGEAALRTLAREEFDVVLMDLRMPRKDGIQVLQAMRAEGYDAEVIIVTGYAEVETAIEALKLRAFDYVTKPFRLSELYEVVARAAEHRRLRHENRALRRVVLQHEPEPAMQGQSRAIERLRELLTRAGHSRSHVLIQGESGSGKELAARYVHRTSDRRDQPFLAINCAALLDELLESELFGHEKGSFTGAAGQRQGLLELAHDGTLFLDEVAEMSQAMQAKLLRTLDSGEIRRLGGNRTLHVDVRIIAATNKRLDQAVAAGDFRHDLYFRLGVVLIEVPPLRERVEDIPMLIRYFAQRVAQPRGRAIRFTPEAIKVLTSHRWPGNVRELRNMIERLAVMAAGEEITAEEVAFHLPNPPPDAEGGLPPLDEVERRHILKVLKHVGGNRTQAAKVLGVDPKTLYNKLKTYSPPAG; the protein is encoded by the coding sequence ATGGAAAGCGAAGTCGTAGAGAGCGCGGTCAAAGCGACCCGGCTGCTGGTTGTGGAAGACGACCCTGCCCTGTCAGACACGGTCGTCACCGGGCTCGAGCGCAAGGGGTATGTCGTCAGCGCCGCCCGGGACGGCGAGGCCGCCCTCCGGACCCTCGCCCGGGAGGAGTTCGATGTCGTCCTCATGGACCTGCGCATGCCCCGCAAGGACGGCATCCAGGTCCTGCAGGCCATGCGGGCCGAAGGCTATGACGCCGAAGTCATCATTGTCACCGGATACGCCGAGGTCGAGACGGCCATCGAGGCGCTCAAGCTCCGCGCCTTCGACTACGTCACCAAGCCTTTCCGGCTGAGCGAGCTCTACGAAGTCGTGGCCCGGGCCGCTGAGCACCGCCGGCTCCGTCACGAGAACCGGGCCCTCCGGCGCGTCGTCCTGCAGCATGAGCCCGAGCCGGCCATGCAGGGCCAGAGCCGGGCCATCGAGCGGCTGCGTGAGCTCCTGACCCGGGCGGGTCACTCCCGCTCCCACGTCCTCATCCAGGGCGAGAGCGGCAGCGGCAAGGAGCTGGCCGCTCGCTACGTTCACCGGACCAGCGATCGACGCGATCAGCCATTTCTCGCCATCAACTGCGCGGCGCTGCTCGACGAGCTGCTCGAGTCCGAGCTCTTCGGTCACGAGAAGGGCTCCTTCACGGGGGCGGCGGGCCAGCGGCAAGGCCTCCTCGAGCTCGCCCACGACGGGACGCTCTTCCTCGACGAGGTCGCGGAGATGAGCCAGGCCATGCAGGCCAAGCTCCTCCGCACCCTCGACAGCGGGGAGATCAGGCGCCTGGGCGGCAATCGCACCCTCCACGTGGACGTGCGGATCATCGCCGCCACCAACAAGCGGCTCGATCAGGCGGTGGCGGCCGGCGATTTCCGTCACGATCTCTATTTCCGCCTGGGGGTCGTGCTCATCGAGGTGCCGCCGCTCCGCGAGCGCGTCGAGGACATTCCGATGCTCATCCGCTATTTCGCCCAGCGGGTGGCGCAGCCGCGCGGGCGCGCGATCCGCTTCACCCCCGAGGCCATCAAGGTGCTCACCAGTCACCGTTGGCCCGGCAATGTCCGAGAGCTCCGCAACATGATCGAGCGTCTGGCCGTGATGGCGGCGGGAGAAGAGATCACGGCCGAAGAGGTGGCCTTCCATCTGCCGAATCCGCCTCCGGATGCGGAGGGAGGGCTGCCCCCCCTCGACGAGGTCGAGCGCCGACATATCCTGAAGGTGCTGAAGCACGTCGGCGGGAATCGGACGCAGGCGGCGAAGGTCCTGGGCGTGGACCCGAAGACGCTCTACAACAAGCTCAAGACCTATAGCCCGCCCGCGGGCTAG
- a CDS encoding hotdog fold domain-containing protein, whose product MSFDALTPGTALPEFHVSAPEPTEPRENKIHEDTVARQYGFKGGLVPGVTVYGWLTHPVVEALGAEWLEGGSFRTRFAKPIYFDEPAVIRARVTSRTGDHVSIEAVAHNAVGEICGSAQMSLSRAPRPHPPDAETYATAALPVERPQVCRAHLEGLRVLGTPELHLTPESAAMYLARFGETLALYRGPEAPAHPGTYLDLANKALSGNVRVSPWIHVESQGSHWSVARVGERLGMRGRVQRLFEKKGHQFVELDLLLVSHGSRPVAAIRHVAIYQLRPA is encoded by the coding sequence ATGAGCTTCGACGCCCTGACTCCCGGCACGGCGCTGCCCGAGTTCCACGTGAGCGCGCCAGAGCCGACCGAGCCACGCGAGAACAAGATTCACGAGGACACCGTGGCCCGGCAGTACGGCTTCAAGGGCGGTCTCGTTCCCGGCGTCACCGTCTATGGCTGGCTCACGCATCCCGTGGTCGAGGCGCTGGGGGCGGAATGGCTCGAGGGCGGGAGTTTTCGGACGCGCTTCGCCAAGCCCATCTATTTCGACGAGCCGGCCGTCATCCGCGCGCGGGTCACGTCGCGGACGGGCGACCACGTGAGCATCGAGGCCGTGGCGCACAACGCGGTGGGTGAGATATGCGGCTCAGCCCAGATGAGCTTGTCGCGCGCGCCGCGCCCGCACCCCCCCGATGCCGAGACCTACGCGACGGCTGCGCTGCCTGTCGAGCGACCGCAGGTGTGCCGGGCGCACCTCGAAGGCCTCCGGGTCCTGGGTACGCCGGAGCTTCATCTCACGCCCGAGAGCGCCGCCATGTACCTCGCTCGCTTTGGCGAGACGCTGGCGCTCTATCGCGGGCCCGAGGCTCCGGCGCATCCGGGCACGTACCTGGATCTGGCCAACAAAGCGCTCAGTGGCAATGTGCGGGTGAGCCCCTGGATCCACGTCGAGAGCCAGGGGAGTCACTGGAGCGTGGCGCGCGTGGGCGAGCGGCTCGGCATGCGCGGGCGTGTCCAAAGGCTCTTCGAGAAGAAGGGCCATCAGTTCGTCGAGCTCGACCTGCTCCTGGTCAGTCACGGATCACGCCCCGTGGCCGCCATTCGACACGTCGCGATCTACCAGCTCCGCCCCGCCTGA